The Acidimicrobiales bacterium genomic interval CGGTGCCCTCGCGCTCGTGACCATCGGCGTGTGGAAGGCCGGCGTTTCCAACCTGCTCACCACGCCGCGCACCCTGTCGCACACGGTCTCGGCGACGGGCAACACGCTGCGCACGCTGCTGCTGCGTGTCGTGGTGCTCTCGATGCTCATCGGCATCGCCGACGCCGTCGTGGCCAAGCGCCGCTACCTCAAGCAGTCGCGCATGACCAAGCAGGAAGTGAAAGACGAGCACAAGCAGAACGAGGGCAACCCGCACGCCAAGTCCGCGATGCGCACCCGCGCCATCAAGCTCAGCCGCTCGCGCATGATCGCGGCGGTGGCCAAGGCCGACGCCGTGCTCGTCAACCCGACGCACCTCGCCATCGCCATCAAGTACGAGCAGGGCTCGGCGGCCCCGATCGTGCTCGCCAAGGGTGCCGGCGTGATCGCCGAGAAGATTCGCGACGAGGCCACCAAGCACGGCGTGCCGATCATCGAGAACAAGCCCCTCGTGCGCGCCATGTTCCGCAAGGTCGAGGTGGGCGACATGATCCCCGCCGCCTTCTACCGAGCCATCGCCGAGGTCCTCGCCCTCGTGTACCGCACGCGTCGCCGCAGCCGCTTCGCGCCGCTGCCTTCGAAGCCCC includes:
- a CDS encoding EscU/YscU/HrcU family type III secretion system export apparatus switch protein, whose product is MSEERTEKATPKRRRELRRKGTVARSAELPQAIVLLVVVVLLPTTIRHLVTTVTQDWRLALGTAASATPKKGSAVFGKMLLDSAGALAPMIGALALASVTSQLVMSGFKPNFMLIKPKFEKINPKNGIKRLVSKQVIWELLKTMGKVGALALVTIGVWKAGVSNLLTTPRTLSHTVSATGNTLRTLLLRVVVLSMLIGIADAVVAKRRYLKQSRMTKQEVKDEHKQNEGNPHAKSAMRTRAIKLSRSRMIAAVAKADAVLVNPTHLAIAIKYEQGSAAPIVLAKGAGVIAEKIRDEATKHGVPIIENKPLVRAMFRKVEVGDMIPAAFYRAIAEVLALVYRTRRRSRFAPLPSKPLRSRVA